The Chryseobacterium glaciei DNA window GGAGTGAATAAATGATAACTTCCATCGATGTGAGACTTGAATTTCACCCCTTCCTCAGACATTTTTCTGCTTCCTGAAAGGGAAAAAACCTGAAAACCTCCCGAATCCGTAAGAATAGGAAGATCCCAGTTCATGAATTTATGTAAACCTCCCGCATTCTGCATCGTTTCCATGCCGGGACGAAGGTATAAATGATAGGTATTGCCCAGAATAATTTGAGCTTTAATGTCTTCTTTTAATTCTCTTTGGTGGACTGTTTTCACACTCGCAACAGTTCCCACAGGCATAAAAATAGGTGTTTGCACTTTACCGTGATCGGTCATAAGTTCTCCTGCTCTTGCCTTACCTTCAGAGGTTTTTTCTATATTAAAAAATTTCATTCGTATACTTTTAAATCATCGCCATTGGCCGTTTTATTTTGCCTAATGGAATACGTTTCTGCATTGTTATCTTGCAAAAGACGGTACATTACCATCTTTTTTTAATTTGTCTTTTATATATTGATCCGCTTTTGGATCTTTTTCCAACAGTTTTTTCTGAGCATCGTCTGCGATACCCTTCATCTGGTCTTTTACAACATAATATTTAAAACTTTCAACAAAATCTGTAGATTTTATGTTGTGAGCTTTAAGGATATATCTTGTTCCGGCCTCCAGATTTTTATTCTGATACATGAAAGTTGCCTGATCGTTGATTGACAGGTCAGCAAGAATCTCGGCCATCGTATCTTTATCCACCAAGTTCTTTGGTTTATCTACATAATCACTGCATGAAAATATGCATGATAAAACGAAAA harbors:
- a CDS encoding DUF4296 domain-containing protein encodes the protein MKKLIFIFVLSCIFSCSDYVDKPKNLVDKDTMAEILADLSINDQATFMYQNKNLEAGTRYILKAHNIKSTDFVESFKYYVVKDQMKGIADDAQKKLLEKDPKADQYIKDKLKKDGNVPSFAR